One Candidatus Nitrososphaera evergladensis SR1 genomic window carries:
- a CDS encoding 50S ribosomal protein L21 — MPRSHGTRRKARSILTKDNVVKGISYLLHDYKVGDKVIIEVDPREHDTTPHRRFHGRIGVVKEVRKRTLKVSVMFGSKEKILQTRLNHIKPLAAPEASA, encoded by the coding sequence ATGCCAAGATCGCACGGTACCCGGAGAAAGGCTCGCTCAATCCTGACAAAGGACAATGTAGTCAAGGGCATATCTTACCTCCTTCACGATTACAAGGTTGGAGACAAGGTTATCATTGAAGTTGACCCACGTGAGCACGACACCACGCCCCACAGGCGCTTCCACGGGCGCATCGGAGTGGTAAAAGAAGTGCGCAAGCGCACGCTAAAGGTGTCAGTGATGTTTGGCTCCAAGGAAAAGATCCTCCAGACGCGCCTCAACCACATCAAGCCGTTGGCCGCTCCGGAGGCGTCAGCATGA
- a CDS encoding RNA polymerase Rpb4: protein MTETLEKEIITTAQVKEILDSVKADDMDQIQRWTSDYVGKFAKTDAKTAAKMVKQLVEQCDLTQEEAVEVVNVMPTTLEELRAFTFGWKKLILTETLEKMLSILKSESQG, encoded by the coding sequence ATGACCGAGACTCTGGAAAAAGAGATAATCACGACCGCGCAGGTAAAGGAGATACTGGACTCTGTCAAGGCCGATGACATGGACCAGATCCAGCGCTGGACGTCAGACTATGTCGGCAAGTTTGCCAAGACAGACGCCAAGACGGCTGCAAAGATGGTAAAGCAGCTTGTGGAGCAGTGCGACCTCACTCAGGAAGAGGCAGTGGAGGTCGTTAACGTCATGCCCACCACCCTCGAGGAACTGAGGGCTTTTACGTTTGGGTGGAAGAAACTCATACTCACCGAGACCCTTGAAAAGATGCTTTCCATACTCAAGTCCGAGAGCCAAGGCTAA
- a CDS encoding DUF655 domain-containing protein: MSAAQDPAAGQQPPARAEAGHDHGQRKYEEYAYVLDYTPRGKSATVRGREGVIVQAIGEERLTLLELLGVQNSTFEVGERLYIGREGRNKIMSVLGRLDYNDVSQSAKNELPAIVEKVVLANEKRFVDYINMSQPITPRIHALELIPGIGKTYMMTIIKEREKKRFESFADLQNRVGLREPAKLVAKRIIEEIMGQARMNLFVRK; the protein is encoded by the coding sequence TTGTCAGCAGCACAAGATCCAGCCGCCGGCCAGCAGCCGCCAGCAAGGGCCGAAGCGGGCCACGACCACGGCCAGAGGAAATACGAGGAATATGCCTACGTCCTTGACTACACTCCAAGAGGCAAGTCTGCCACCGTGAGGGGGCGGGAGGGAGTCATTGTGCAGGCCATAGGCGAGGAGCGCCTGACGCTTTTGGAGCTACTGGGCGTGCAGAACTCGACCTTTGAGGTAGGCGAGCGCCTCTACATCGGCCGGGAAGGGCGCAACAAGATAATGAGCGTGCTTGGGAGGCTGGACTATAACGACGTCTCGCAGTCGGCCAAGAACGAGCTTCCTGCAATCGTGGAAAAGGTGGTGCTGGCAAACGAAAAGCGGTTTGTCGACTACATCAACATGTCGCAGCCGATAACTCCGAGGATACACGCGCTGGAGCTTATACCGGGCATAGGCAAGACCTACATGATGACGATAATCAAGGAACGGGAAAAGAAGAGATTTGAGAGCTTTGCAGACCTGCAAAACCGCGTTGGGCTGCGGGAGCCGGCAAAGCTTGTGGCCAAGAGGATAATCGAAGAGATAATGGGCCAGGCCCGGATGAACCTTTTCGTCAGAAAGTAA
- a CDS encoding ribosomal RNA small subunit methyltransferase A → MPRRTKTQALGQHFLADLRVLAKILDASAIGRHETVCEAGTGNGILTKELCRRAKSVVSYEVDRALYAVAKTTLAFSNLELVNADLFKRDEQSFDVFVSNLPYSKSRDAFEWLATREFDRAIVMVQKEFVEKLLAKPGDPNYRAISAIASYCFDIEKLFDVEKECFNPPPLVESTVIRATLKHSMTRETVKNVNRLFSQRNKRASTVAAKLGIRMDFGDKRVDQLVPAQIVALAAGMVK, encoded by the coding sequence TTGCCAAGGCGCACCAAGACGCAGGCACTGGGACAGCATTTCCTTGCCGACCTCAGGGTGCTTGCCAAGATACTTGACGCGTCTGCCATAGGCAGGCATGAGACCGTGTGCGAGGCAGGAACTGGCAACGGCATCCTGACAAAAGAGCTGTGCCGGCGCGCAAAGAGCGTCGTGTCGTACGAAGTCGACAGGGCGCTTTATGCTGTCGCCAAGACAACGCTTGCCTTTTCCAATCTTGAACTTGTAAATGCGGACCTGTTCAAGCGCGACGAGCAGTCTTTTGACGTGTTTGTGTCAAACCTGCCGTATTCCAAAAGCCGCGACGCGTTTGAATGGCTTGCCACAAGGGAATTTGACCGCGCGATAGTGATGGTGCAAAAGGAATTTGTAGAGAAGCTGTTGGCAAAACCCGGCGACCCTAACTATCGGGCAATCTCTGCAATTGCGTCGTACTGCTTTGACATTGAAAAGCTGTTTGATGTAGAAAAAGAGTGCTTCAATCCTCCGCCGCTGGTAGAGTCGACAGTCATCCGGGCAACTTTGAAACACTCGATGACACGCGAGACAGTAAAGAACGTCAACCGGCTGTTTTCGCAGCGCAACAAGCGCGCGTCAACCGTCGCTGCAAAACTTGGTATCCGAATGGACTTTGGCGACAAGCGCGTGGACCAGCTTGTACCCGCGCAGATAGTCGCGCTTGCGGCAGGGATGGTAAAATAA
- a CDS encoding methyltransferase has translation MYVPAEDTLFLVECAKHYRGTWALEIGIGSGAVAQSLLANFTNVVGTDIDLASLGYCRGKCMMLVCCDAASALCGKFDLVVTNPPYLPGDPRVDTTIHGGPAGMETTIRFIESALPLLSEKEGRMLAIVSSLADSATLDKFVREKRLKKKVVAEKALFYERLYAIELTF, from the coding sequence ATGTACGTGCCTGCAGAAGACACGCTCTTTTTGGTGGAATGCGCAAAACACTACCGGGGCACGTGGGCCCTTGAGATAGGCATCGGCTCGGGCGCGGTCGCGCAGTCGCTCCTTGCAAATTTCACAAACGTTGTGGGAACGGACATTGACCTTGCATCGCTTGGGTATTGCAGGGGAAAATGTATGATGCTCGTATGCTGCGACGCGGCGTCCGCACTTTGCGGCAAGTTTGACCTCGTAGTTACAAACCCGCCGTACCTGCCCGGCGACCCTCGAGTAGACACAACGATACACGGCGGCCCAGCCGGCATGGAAACAACTATTCGCTTTATCGAGTCGGCGCTCCCGCTCCTGTCAGAAAAAGAAGGCAGGATGCTTGCAATAGTGTCGTCGCTTGCAGACTCGGCCACACTTGATAAATTTGTGCGAGAGAAAAGGCTAAAGAAAAAGGTGGTCGCAGAAAAGGCGCTTTTTTACGAGCGCCTTTACGCCATCGAGCTTACTTTTTGA
- a CDS encoding isocitrate/isopropylmalate dehydrogenase family protein: protein MAKKTTAAIIRGDGTGPELVNAMVKVLKACNTKIELVQCDAGSEWWEKNGGNSYISPEVWKLLEDSDACFKGPTTTVPVPNAPRSVAVSIRQKFQLYGNLRPIKTYANAEKQLDFICVREATEGLYAGIEFKTSDDSAIAIRKTTRKGCDRIARKAFEVAKDYGWKKVVAITKRNILKETDGIFWSSIENAAKDFKGIEYEEYYIDNMTQQLVKNPERFNKNVLVSTNLFMDVISECASGNVGSIGNVYSGNYGDDYAMFEPAHGSAPKYAGKDKVNPVATVLSGAWMADYLGEREICKAIFKATEDVINENKYVTYDLGGTASLSKMADQIATRSAKLLKK, encoded by the coding sequence TTGGCTAAAAAGACTACTGCTGCTATAATCAGAGGAGACGGGACAGGTCCGGAGCTCGTAAACGCGATGGTCAAGGTCCTAAAGGCGTGCAACACAAAGATTGAGCTCGTCCAGTGCGACGCCGGCTCTGAATGGTGGGAGAAAAATGGCGGCAATTCGTACATCTCGCCGGAGGTCTGGAAGCTTCTCGAAGACTCGGACGCCTGCTTCAAGGGTCCGACCACCACGGTCCCCGTGCCAAACGCCCCAAGGAGCGTGGCAGTAAGCATCAGGCAAAAGTTCCAGCTGTACGGCAACCTGCGCCCGATAAAGACATACGCCAACGCCGAAAAGCAGCTTGACTTTATCTGCGTCCGCGAAGCCACCGAAGGGCTGTACGCGGGAATCGAGTTCAAGACAAGCGACGACTCGGCAATAGCAATCCGCAAGACCACAAGAAAGGGATGCGACCGCATTGCAAGAAAAGCGTTTGAGGTTGCCAAGGACTACGGCTGGAAAAAAGTCGTCGCAATCACAAAGCGCAACATCCTGAAGGAGACGGACGGCATATTCTGGTCGTCGATTGAAAACGCGGCCAAGGACTTTAAGGGAATAGAGTACGAGGAATATTATATCGACAACATGACGCAGCAGCTGGTCAAGAACCCGGAACGCTTTAACAAAAACGTGCTTGTCAGCACCAACCTGTTCATGGACGTGATATCCGAATGCGCATCCGGAAACGTCGGCTCTATCGGCAACGTCTACTCGGGCAACTATGGCGATGACTATGCGATGTTCGAGCCGGCGCACGGCTCCGCCCCAAAGTACGCAGGCAAGGACAAGGTCAACCCCGTGGCGACGGTGCTATCGGGCGCGTGGATGGCAGACTACCTCGGCGAGCGCGAGATCTGCAAGGCGATATTCAAGGCCACAGAGGATGTCATAAACGAGAACAAGTACGTGACCTACGACCTAGGTGGCACGGCATCTTTGTCCAAGATGGCCGACCAGATAGCCACAAGGTCTGCAAAACTGCTCAAAAAGTAA
- a CDS encoding metallophosphoesterase family protein: MRLVQLSDIHVGSLFSQQVFDTVIDEVNKLKPDAIIITGDLTDEGILPQFEKARSEIKRFECPNIIVIAGNHDYRHTGYLLFKKFFPTKHVYEFGDAVILTLGTARPDRDEGEVGYRQNLWMEKTLAKYADKVKIVAMHHHLVGIPDTGTDKILILDAGDTLRTCLQSKVNLVLCGHKHRPWVWKLGSLEIGYAGTTSSSRFRGFFENSYNIIEIENHKVNVDIKIVGKKRFPLSDLVEMYKPFLEEKHDY; this comes from the coding sequence ATGCGTCTTGTCCAGCTTTCAGACATCCACGTAGGCAGCCTCTTTTCGCAGCAAGTGTTTGACACCGTTATCGACGAAGTGAACAAGCTCAAGCCAGACGCAATCATAATCACCGGCGACCTTACTGACGAAGGCATACTGCCGCAGTTTGAAAAAGCGCGCAGCGAAATAAAGCGATTCGAGTGTCCAAACATCATTGTCATCGCAGGCAATCACGACTACAGGCACACGGGCTACCTGCTGTTCAAAAAGTTCTTTCCCACCAAGCACGTCTACGAGTTTGGCGACGCAGTCATTCTGACGCTTGGCACGGCAAGGCCTGACAGGGACGAGGGTGAAGTAGGCTACCGGCAGAACCTGTGGATGGAAAAGACGCTTGCAAAATACGCAGACAAGGTCAAGATAGTGGCAATGCACCACCACCTCGTGGGAATACCCGACACGGGCACCGACAAGATCCTGATCCTCGACGCTGGCGACACGCTAAGGACGTGCCTCCAGTCAAAGGTGAACCTCGTCCTGTGCGGGCACAAGCACAGGCCGTGGGTGTGGAAGCTTGGGTCTCTTGAGATCGGCTACGCCGGAACCACCTCTTCAAGCAGGTTCCGGGGGTTCTTTGAAAACTCGTACAACATCATCGAGATAGAGAACCACAAGGTAAATGTCGACATCAAGATAGTGGGCAAAAAGCGCTTCCCTCTTTCGGACTTGGTAGAGATGTACAAGCCGTTCCTTGAAGAAAAGCATGATTATTAA
- a CDS encoding methane monooxygenase/ammonia monooxygenase subunit C — protein MAQMPALIPKEVEIQRLKKIYIMVIMLGSIAASVEVDNFVDGSLHQTAIRDSAFTPAHWWLYSHFVALPVGWGMVAVYDRRVPILRGPGNSMNTGLKITIIGYLATMFTIGVNEMWHFWFVEEIFSVPNHWMFNMGVVVAFMGALAYVVRVYARLVELGAETPAKNPYVAEMYKLALEGKLYSRSIP, from the coding sequence ATGGCGCAGATGCCAGCACTGATCCCGAAGGAAGTCGAAATCCAGAGACTGAAGAAGATCTACATAATGGTGATCATGCTCGGTTCAATTGCAGCCTCCGTCGAAGTAGACAACTTCGTCGATGGCTCGCTGCACCAGACTGCAATCAGAGACTCGGCCTTTACACCGGCTCACTGGTGGCTGTACAGCCACTTCGTGGCTCTCCCGGTCGGCTGGGGTATGGTAGCAGTCTACGACAGAAGAGTCCCGATACTCAGAGGTCCAGGCAACTCGATGAACACAGGCCTAAAGATAACCATCATCGGCTATCTGGCGACCATGTTCACGATCGGCGTAAACGAGATGTGGCACTTCTGGTTCGTGGAGGAAATCTTCTCCGTTCCAAACCACTGGATGTTCAACATGGGTGTCGTAGTGGCATTCATGGGCGCCCTTGCGTACGTGGTAAGGGTGTACGCCAGACTGGTGGAACTGGGTGCAGAAACACCGGCCAAGAACCCGTATGTAGCAGAGATGTACAAGCTAGCGCTTGAAGGCAAGCTGTACAGCAGGTCCATCCCATAA
- a CDS encoding ABC transporter permease encodes MNIKEIFALSIDALRERKTRSALTIMMVVVGSSLMVALNGMTAGFSNFISFQFSKLAPNVLFVTSAQAQSGGDPFGGGPPPVPKITLNEAVVSRIRSLPFVSDVIPSYQGAITLEAGGRKHDTTVFSIDPQKLYVIAPTTTFFEGSSIRQNDPSAIILAERVANPPGDSTPFAVVGQTLRATYTFVDPDTGKQEKETRSFVVSGIMKATGNPTIDNAVVFNRIAGNQMLHKAGKYDALLVAADSGDFVDAVEKEIRRLYGKDIGITTPKAILETIQQFIGGFSSFTTSIALVALLVGAVGIITTLYTSVTERIREIGTMKAIGAQNSFILVLFLVEALTIGVIGATAGMGVGIMGGYVLIAGFASQDPSSQNMTPVFLPQDMGTVWGLSVGLSVLAGMYPAWRASRTAPIVALRRE; translated from the coding sequence ATGAACATCAAGGAGATCTTTGCGCTATCCATTGACGCGCTGAGGGAGCGCAAGACAAGGTCCGCCCTCACTATAATGATGGTGGTAGTTGGAAGCTCGCTCATGGTTGCGCTAAACGGCATGACCGCCGGTTTTTCCAACTTTATCAGCTTCCAGTTCAGCAAGCTTGCGCCAAACGTGCTGTTTGTGACAAGCGCGCAGGCCCAGAGCGGAGGAGACCCGTTCGGAGGAGGGCCGCCGCCTGTGCCAAAGATAACTCTCAATGAGGCCGTGGTGAGCAGGATACGCTCGCTCCCGTTTGTAAGCGACGTAATCCCGTCGTACCAGGGCGCCATAACGCTTGAGGCTGGAGGCAGAAAGCACGATACGACCGTGTTTTCAATCGATCCGCAAAAGCTGTACGTGATAGCCCCTACCACGACGTTCTTTGAAGGCTCTAGCATCCGGCAAAACGACCCCTCTGCGATAATTCTCGCAGAAAGGGTGGCAAACCCGCCCGGCGACTCTACCCCGTTTGCAGTGGTAGGCCAGACGCTCCGGGCCACGTACACGTTTGTCGACCCTGACACGGGCAAGCAGGAAAAAGAGACGAGGAGTTTTGTCGTCTCGGGCATCATGAAGGCCACAGGCAACCCCACGATCGATAACGCCGTCGTGTTCAACCGCATCGCCGGCAACCAGATGCTCCACAAGGCAGGCAAGTATGACGCGCTCTTGGTGGCGGCAGACTCGGGAGACTTTGTCGACGCTGTCGAGAAGGAGATCCGCAGGCTCTACGGCAAGGACATTGGCATCACCACTCCAAAGGCGATACTGGAGACCATACAGCAGTTCATCGGAGGCTTTAGCTCGTTTACCACCAGCATCGCGCTTGTGGCGCTTCTGGTAGGTGCCGTCGGCATAATCACCACGCTCTACACGTCAGTCACCGAGCGTATCAGGGAGATAGGCACGATGAAGGCCATAGGTGCGCAAAACAGCTTTATCCTGGTGCTGTTTCTAGTCGAGGCGCTGACCATAGGGGTCATTGGCGCTACGGCCGGCATGGGCGTTGGAATCATGGGAGGATACGTGCTTATCGCAGGCTTTGCGTCGCAGGACCCAAGCTCGCAGAACATGACGCCAGTGTTTTTGCCGCAGGACATGGGTACAGTATGGGGACTTTCAGTCGGATTGTCGGTGCTTGCCGGCATGTATCCTGCATGGCGCGCTTCAAGGACAGCCCCGATAGTGGCGCTAAGGCGCGAATAG
- a CDS encoding ABC transporter ATP-binding protein: MDTTRESALNNAGSDSQTVVMKVDNITKVFDSAAGRVAALRGVNISIRKGEFVAIVGPSGSGKSTLLNIIGALDKPTSGKVYINGIDVFALADSEMATMRNHLIGFIFQSYNLINRTTVLKNVELPGVLSGMGSAERQRRAEKLLEVLGIGNKAGFKPVNLSGGQQQRVAIARSLMNDPAIILADEPTGNLDTKTGNEVFDLLKMLSSKFRRTIVMVTHNPELAEACDRAIYIRDGKVEKEVVNN, translated from the coding sequence TTGGACACCACTAGAGAATCCGCTTTGAATAATGCAGGTTCTGACAGCCAGACGGTCGTCATGAAGGTAGACAACATCACCAAGGTCTTTGATTCGGCAGCCGGAAGGGTTGCAGCCCTTCGCGGCGTCAACATTTCAATCAGAAAAGGCGAGTTTGTGGCAATAGTCGGCCCCTCCGGAAGCGGCAAGTCGACGCTTCTTAACATAATTGGCGCCCTTGACAAGCCGACGTCGGGCAAGGTCTACATAAACGGCATAGACGTCTTTGCGCTTGCAGACTCGGAAATGGCCACCATGAGAAACCACCTCATCGGATTCATCTTCCAGTCGTACAACCTGATAAACAGGACGACGGTCCTGAAAAACGTCGAGCTCCCCGGAGTGCTTTCAGGCATGGGAAGCGCCGAGCGCCAGAGGAGGGCAGAAAAGCTGCTTGAAGTGCTTGGGATTGGCAACAAGGCCGGCTTCAAGCCGGTCAACCTTTCTGGCGGCCAGCAGCAGCGAGTCGCCATTGCAAGATCGCTTATGAACGACCCGGCGATAATCCTCGCAGACGAGCCGACTGGAAACCTTGACACCAAGACTGGAAACGAGGTGTTTGACTTGCTAAAGATGCTTTCAAGCAAGTTCCGCAGGACCATAGTGATGGTCACGCACAACCCAGAGCTTGCAGAGGCCTGCGACAGGGCGATATACATCCGCGACGGCAAAGTCGAAAAGGAGGTAGTGAACAATTGA
- a CDS encoding YHS domain-containing protein translates to MPVDPVCGIEMDQELAVSHEHNGKTYFFCCEGCKRIFVKKPGKYSK, encoded by the coding sequence ATGCCAGTCGATCCCGTATGCGGAATCGAGATGGACCAGGAGCTTGCGGTCTCCCACGAACACAACGGCAAGACATACTTTTTCTGCTGTGAAGGATGCAAGCGCATATTCGTCAAAAAGCCTGGCAAGTACTCAAAGTGA
- a CDS encoding asparagine synthase C-terminal domain-containing protein, protein MQRLAKAVEKNRADALLLSGGLDSAIIASILKPRYCVTAALGKDAPDLAYARQVAQKYCRVHAEAVFGPEKMVELVDIVVQVFKTFDPIEVRNSCVALAALLRAKEDGYRAVVTGDGGDELFAGYNYLSRYYGDYEKLGQELARLWQVMHFSSRALGEKMGVEVRAPFLDREFAEYAKSMPAGEKVGERDGEKWGKFVLRKCFERDLGGLAWRKKMAQEQGAGTDQFHKYVEDMIDDSTYANRAKIALLEGVKLRSKEHLHYYAMFRSYNPPPKEEAGGCSRRCPECGGCFEWTGKFCRTCGAFPVTPVASL, encoded by the coding sequence GTGCAAAGGCTTGCAAAGGCGGTAGAGAAAAACCGCGCCGACGCGCTCCTGCTGTCAGGAGGCCTCGACAGCGCAATCATTGCAAGCATCCTAAAGCCGCGGTATTGCGTGACTGCAGCCCTTGGCAAAGACGCGCCGGACCTTGCCTACGCCCGGCAGGTTGCGCAAAAGTACTGCAGGGTACATGCGGAGGCAGTATTTGGCCCTGAAAAAATGGTCGAGCTTGTCGATATCGTTGTACAGGTTTTCAAGACGTTTGACCCGATAGAGGTGCGCAATTCGTGCGTTGCACTTGCCGCCCTTTTGCGGGCCAAGGAGGATGGCTACCGCGCCGTGGTGACAGGCGACGGGGGCGACGAGCTGTTTGCAGGGTACAACTATTTGTCGCGCTATTATGGCGATTATGAGAAGCTTGGGCAAGAGCTTGCGCGCCTGTGGCAAGTGATGCATTTTTCCTCAAGGGCGCTTGGCGAAAAGATGGGCGTCGAGGTCAGGGCGCCATTCCTTGACAGGGAATTTGCAGAGTACGCCAAGTCGATGCCTGCAGGCGAAAAGGTAGGCGAGCGCGACGGAGAAAAGTGGGGCAAGTTTGTCCTGCGGAAATGCTTTGAGCGCGACCTCGGTGGGCTTGCGTGGCGCAAAAAGATGGCGCAGGAGCAGGGCGCCGGCACCGACCAGTTCCACAAATACGTCGAGGACATGATAGACGACTCTACGTACGCAAACAGGGCAAAAATCGCGCTTTTGGAAGGCGTTAAACTGCGAAGCAAGGAGCACCTGCACTATTACGCAATGTTTCGCAGCTACAATCCGCCGCCAAAAGAGGAAGCAGGCGGATGCAGCAGGCGCTGCCCGGAATGCGGCGGCTGTTTTGAGTGGACGGGCAAGTTCTGCAGGACGTGCGGCGCGTTTCCCGTGACGCCTGTTGCGTCACTTTGA
- the mce gene encoding methylmalonyl-CoA epimerase: MRVDHIAIAVNNVDEALKNYQKILNVDHLEIETVPNEKVKVAMLMLEDTRIELMEPTSPDSPISKFLKERGEGIHHIAITADDIVKDVDRAKSQGMRMLGDLRTGSYGRRITFIHPKSLNGVLTEFCEAPPAADGHHHNNNAE, from the coding sequence ATGCGCGTAGACCATATTGCCATCGCAGTCAACAACGTCGACGAGGCCCTAAAGAACTACCAAAAGATCCTAAACGTCGACCACCTAGAGATCGAGACCGTGCCCAATGAAAAGGTCAAGGTTGCGATGCTCATGCTCGAAGACACAAGGATAGAGCTGATGGAGCCAACGTCCCCTGACAGCCCGATATCCAAGTTCCTTAAAGAGCGCGGCGAGGGCATACACCACATCGCAATAACCGCCGACGACATTGTCAAGGACGTTGACAGGGCAAAATCGCAGGGCATGAGGATGCTGGGCGACCTGCGCACCGGCTCGTACGGGAGGCGCATCACGTTCATCCATCCGAAATCGCTCAACGGCGTGCTGACAGAGTTCTGCGAGGCACCGCCGGCTGCTGACGGCCACCATCACAACAACAACGCAGAGTAA
- a CDS encoding acyl-CoA mutase large subunit family protein, translated as MAKTAENAATTSKKKIVTDSNIPVKRAYKKADIKGLKDEDPGKYPFTRGLYPEMYRERVWTMRQYSGFGSADETNKRFKFLLDKGQTGLSLAFDLPTQTGRDSDHPMSEGEVGRTGVAISSIKDMMTCFEGIPLDKVSTSMTINSTASTLLSLYITVAESQGVKPDQLRGTTQNDILKEYIARNTYIYPPKPSMRLIGDMIEYCSKKVPQWYPVSISGYHIREAGSNAVQELAFTFADAIEYVETCTARGLKVDDFAPRLSFFFCCTMEFFEEIAKFRAARRIYAKIMKERFHARSAKSQHLRFHVQTSGESLTAQQVDNNIVRVATEAMAAVLGGCQSLHTNSRDEALALPTEQSAKVALRTQQIIASETGAIKTVDPMAGSYYVEQLTSEIEEQVWKYLKRIDKMGGAMAAIEKGYFQEEIRNNAYRLKREIDENSRVIVGVNKYQDAHDVEPALNRIDPEIEKKQLARLKEFKAGRDMAKVNAALATLQKNAEKDENLMPHIINCVKSYTTLGEISDTLRGIFGRYEPKISF; from the coding sequence ATGGCAAAAACAGCAGAGAACGCGGCAACAACGAGCAAAAAAAAGATAGTAACCGACTCTAACATCCCAGTCAAGCGCGCGTACAAAAAGGCTGACATCAAGGGCCTCAAGGACGAGGACCCCGGCAAGTACCCGTTCACGCGCGGCCTGTACCCGGAGATGTACCGCGAGCGCGTCTGGACCATGCGCCAGTACAGCGGCTTTGGAAGCGCCGACGAGACGAACAAGCGCTTCAAGTTCCTGCTTGACAAGGGGCAAACAGGACTGTCACTGGCGTTTGACCTCCCCACCCAGACCGGCAGGGATTCTGACCACCCGATGTCAGAGGGCGAAGTAGGCAGGACAGGCGTTGCCATCAGCTCCATAAAAGACATGATGACCTGCTTTGAGGGCATACCGCTCGACAAGGTCAGCACGTCGATGACAATCAACTCGACAGCGTCGACGCTGCTATCCCTGTACATCACGGTCGCCGAATCGCAGGGGGTAAAGCCCGACCAGCTCCGGGGCACAACCCAGAACGACATACTGAAAGAGTATATCGCAAGAAACACTTACATCTACCCGCCCAAGCCCTCGATGCGCCTCATTGGCGACATGATAGAATATTGCTCAAAAAAGGTGCCCCAGTGGTACCCAGTCAGCATCTCCGGCTACCACATACGCGAAGCCGGCTCCAACGCGGTGCAGGAACTGGCGTTTACGTTTGCAGACGCCATCGAGTACGTCGAGACGTGTACGGCCAGGGGCCTCAAGGTCGACGACTTTGCGCCAAGGCTGTCGTTCTTTTTCTGCTGCACCATGGAGTTCTTTGAAGAAATCGCCAAGTTCAGGGCGGCGCGCAGGATATACGCCAAGATAATGAAGGAAAGGTTCCACGCAAGGAGCGCCAAATCCCAGCATTTGCGCTTCCACGTCCAGACATCCGGCGAATCGCTGACGGCGCAGCAGGTGGACAACAACATTGTACGGGTTGCGACAGAGGCGATGGCCGCGGTGCTTGGCGGCTGCCAATCGCTTCACACAAACTCGCGCGATGAAGCCCTTGCGCTTCCGACGGAGCAGTCTGCCAAGGTAGCGCTTCGCACGCAGCAGATAATCGCAAGCGAGACGGGCGCGATAAAGACGGTCGACCCGATGGCCGGCTCGTACTATGTCGAGCAGCTGACAAGCGAAATTGAAGAGCAGGTGTGGAAGTACCTAAAGCGCATCGACAAGATGGGAGGAGCAATGGCGGCGATCGAAAAGGGCTATTTCCAGGAGGAGATCCGCAACAATGCCTACCGGTTGAAAAGAGAGATTGACGAAAACAGCAGGGTCATTGTCGGCGTCAACAAGTACCAGGACGCACACGACGTCGAACCGGCGCTCAACAGGATTGACCCGGAGATTGAGAAAAAGCAGCTTGCAAGGCTGAAGGAGTTCAAGGCAGGCAGGGACATGGCAAAAGTAAATGCGGCGCTTGCGACCCTTCAAAAGAACGCGGAAAAGGACGAGAACCTGATGCCTCACATCATAAACTGCGTCAAGAGCTACACCACGCTTGGCGAGATAAGCGACACCCTGCGCGGGATCTTTGGCAGGTACGAGCCCAAGATCTCGTTCTAA